The window TGAGCCAGGATGCTGACAGGCATCAGTGCTTGCAACGACCCAGCGGTTCTGTTCGAACGGTGGCCTGCTGGAACGAGATGAGAATGCGTGTCCTGCTACTGACCAGTCTAAGATTCATCACAGTAAACATAAACAAGGACACGCCCTCTTTTTTGCCACCTTCATCACCGACCATTAGATACAAAGGGGTTACGCAATGcttgtccagttttttttttgttctgaactACACAGGCCTTTCCAAGAATGCAAAGGGTACAGGAACACAGCCAACcacatttcagttcaattcctGCTGAACCCGTATTCTTGTTTTACTATATTCCCTGTTGGGCAGGAGTAGGGCATGTATGCCAGTCCACTTCTTTTTTCAGAGAGCAGTGAGACGAAAAAGTGAGGCGGACCAGTGTTGATATGTGGAGAGCTGAACTGCAGGTTGCTGTTGGCAGAGGAGTGGAAGATGGGATCATTATATGCAAGGTGGCACGGAATAGCCGCCGCCCTCGGCCGTGTGTTGGACGGTGTGCTCCTGCAGGGCACCCAGGTCCCCAAAGCGCTCCCCACACCAGACGCACTTGAACTGGGCCTCGCGGGCATGCACACTCTGGTGCTTGGCCAGGTGCTCGCGCTGCTTGAAGCCCTTGTCACAGCTGGGACATTTGAAGGGCTTCTCGCCAGTATGGACACGTCGGTGTCGCTGCAGGTCCGACGAATACTTGAAGCGCTTTTCGCAGTCGGGGCACTTTAGTGGTTTCTCACGGGCTGGGTCACAGCGGTGCTGGACAAACTCGGAGGATGAGAGGAAGCGACGGTCACAGAGCGAGCACTTAAGCGGTTTCTCCGAGCAGTGCGAGTTCTGGTGCCGCTGTAGTGTCGATGACTTTTTGTAGCCCTTGCCGCACACATCGCATTTGTAAGGCCGCTCAGCAGCGGCTACAGCCGACCCGGTACCGCCGCATTTGTGGCGCAGCAGCTCGCTGGACTGGCTGAAGCCCTTCTGGCAGGAGGCACACTTAAACAGGCTCTCCATACCATGCACATGCTGATGGTACAGCAGGTGTGAAGGCTGCAGGAAGCCCTTGTCGCATAGGTTGCACTTGAAGGGGCGTTCGGCTGAGCTCTTATGGGTGCGACGATGGCGCACCAGCGCGTACTGTTGCTTGAAGCTCATCTGGCACTCTTCGCACTGAAATGGCCGTTCTTCTGAGTGCGTGCGCTCGTGCTGCCGCAGGTCTGATGGTCGCTTGAAGCCCTTTCCACAGGTAGCACAGCGGAAGGGCCGCTCACCTGCTGGCTGGcactggtggtgcagcagctccGAAGATTCCTTGAAGTGCATCTCACACAGGTTGCACTTAAAGAGGTGCTCACCTGAGTGGGCGTACATATGGCGTACAAGATGTGAGCGGTGCTTGAAGCTCTTCTCGCAGGCAGCGCACTTGTAGGGGCGCTCAGAGCTGTGCGTGCGCTGGTGATGTGCCAGGTGCGAAGACTGACTGAAGCTCTTGTCGCAAGCATCACACTTATAGGGCTTCTCGCCCGTGTGCACACGTTCGTGCCGTGACAGCTCTGAAAGATGCCGGAAGCCCTTCTGACAGACAGAGCACTTGTACGGTCTATCCGGGGATGAAGCCTCAAATGCGGTGGGCGCCGAGACACCAACGGCCGCGCCGCCGCCAGGTGCTGCACCCTCACTGCCGGGCTGCTGGGGGTTTGCAGCAGATGGGGTTGGTGTGGCATTGCCAGAGGAACTAGGTCGATAGGTTTTCTCACAGATGGAGCACTTCATGGGGTTGCTGCTACTGTGAGCATTGTGGTGCTGTGCCAGTGAGGTGAGCAGGGAGAAGCCCATCttgcaaaccccacacacaaaGGGCTTCTGCTCCACCTGTACACATTGGTGCTCAAGGAGGTCAGTGGCCTGGTGGAAGATCTTAAGGCACTGGGTGCACTGAAAAGAGCGGTCCTGGCTCACCATGCACTGGTGCTCATGTGGGTTAGCCAGATGTGAAATGTCATGGCCACAAGCGCCACACTTGTGCCCACCCTCTCCTCCCACCTGCAGGGAGGGCTGCTGTGCCTGGgcatgttgctgctgctgttgttgttgttgttgttgctgctgctgctgctgctggtgttgttgctgctgctgaagtGCAGGGTCAGGCTGCAGGACAATTCCATACACAGCACAGCCCAATGTGTTCTCCGCCCCTGGGGGGATGGTGTGAACcacagggggaggggccacagcATGCTGTTGCCAAGCCTCCGTCATGCTGATTGGTGAATATGGATTCAGGGTGCTTGCGGAGGGCCTTGGGTCATCTAAGGATGGAAGGGGAGAAGGGACGTGGGAGTTCCAGCAGGTCAAATGTAGGCAACAGATGACAATTCCAATAGGTAGATATCGTAGGCCACTACAGTCTGTTCAAGCCGTGAAGTAGTTGTGTCAGGATACTCTGTTGTTGCCTTACATCAACAGCTTACAAAGTGACTAAACTGAAATCTGAATTACAAGTAAGTTTCAGTACTTCAATTTCTCCCTCTACAATCTTCCAACAGTGTGGCATAGAGCAGATGTTCAGCAAAGCCCACAAATGCAAGAAGACAGCAGGTACtttagcaaaaatgtttttctcttgcTCGTCATGTCTCTCCACTCTCCCTCAGTGTGTGCAGAGTTCCTGTAGGCAGAGGGCAAAGTAATCATTACactatttaaaatcatttttcacaAGTTCCTTGAGCTACAAAATATTTATGGTGTGAGAATGGTGAGAAAACAAACACGGCAACAGTATCAACAGCATATCGATGCATATTCACTTGTTCATGTCAATGGTTATCCATATCAATAACACTTTAAGTGACTACCTGGGGAAAGTCATTCCTGTGGTTTCCTTACGGAACGTCACTCTATTTGACTGTACTATAACCATAGAAACTTGTTGTAAACAGTTCTGCATCCATGACCAAAAACGGGATACGAGAACAGGTATCCAGTACTTACAGGAGCAGACTGCTGTGggtaaatatattttacagtaaaggTAACTGCTCTGAAATCAGCGTACAACACAATGTACAAAACTGTTAAGCAgataatttaaactttttaacttttaaaacacTGCACAAGTTTGTTGGTAAGGATAAGACAGCCATTTTAACTGATTTCATATAATCCTGTTGTCTTTATTGTAGGAAACTATACCATGTGTCATTCCATTTGTTTAGTTTAACCGTGTTGTTCACTACTGCTCTGCTAATGGCAATTAACAGCAAGTAAGACAAAGAAGTGGAATTACCCATCTCTATGCCAGCATACCATCCACAAAAATGAGATTTAAACCCAGCGTTAATTTGACCATATATGCCAAGCCAAAGGAGCTGAATCCGTATTACCAGCTTCACCACGTAGAAGCCAACAGGCTAAAATGTTAGCTCTCTTTCAAGCTGGCGAAGTCTGCACATACCTCTACTGTATTTTGTCTGCTCAGTTGTTATTAACAGAGGCAGGGCATCGCTGTTACACTTGACCCACTCCCCCAGAGAAATACAGTGCTACAAAAACCAAACagggaagagaaagaagaaaccTCTATGTGAGTATAGCATCTCTATGCAGGTTCCTATGTAACCTGCGTGCCGGAGAGTCAGGCTCGTTCAGCTGCATAGCCATATTGCGGGCATCTCTTCAGAGGGTAAAATGCACAAACAGAACCAAGAACCAGCTATTTCTGAAAGGGTTTATTCCGCGCACTTTGAAGAAAGGCCACCCAGAAATAGGTCAGAGGTCAATGAAGAGAAGAAACGTGAAACTGTCCCCATACAAAGACTGCTTAACAACTTAGGTTTCGTTATAACATGATAAATATGTAGGGTTTGcatacagaaaacatttaaacatatttgtGCATCTTCATCTACTGTGTTATTATGACCACAATGGCTGTTTTAGAATGAAAATGGGCTTCCGGTCTTATTTCCTGTGGCTTTTTTAGCAGCTACAGTGGATATGACACAGCAAGTCATTTGAAcatatagtttaaaaaaaattaagccagTCCGTATTGCCTGTTGTTGCACTTGCCAGTGACTACAAGCAGCCCTTAATGATAGAAATTTCTGACAAGATTTTAAAAGCTTCCAATTAATATTGTGCAAATGGCTTTAGAAAGACTAACGAGAAGACGGAAGAGCACAAACGAGCTTAGTTATATTTATACTTGTATTTCTTGGGACAGCGTCACGCCGAAGAACgaagaagctgaagaaattCCTGCCGAAACGCACGCGTCCAGAAAACTGAAAGTATTTGGCCGAacttgcgcgcgcgcgcgctctcccTTCGCTGCTTCGGCTTACAAAAAGCAGGGGGTTCTGAGCACCCAAACTCTTTACCGTGGTCAAGTTGAGCAGTCTTCTCTCTTTTCTGCCTACAGATACACGAGAAAGACAAAACAGAGCTCCTCTGTCAATCCTTTAGTTCCatcagttttttccccacttcattaaaattacccagctgtataaatcgtgggtaaataactgtaagcttgtaactgtaaccttaacacagtcactgtgtgtgttagTCGCTTTGgtctggagaaaaagcatcacagctaaatgaataaaaactgcaCACGTTAatgtttcagaggaaaaaacGTATTATTGGTGTGGTGGCATAACGCAACATTTCATTAGAAAGTCGAAAAAGGGGAGCacattgatttaaaataaagtgaactTGTAGAGGTTTGTGCGGAGCTCAGGCAGGGAACAAGCGAAGCGTCCCGCTAGCAGCACAGCATCTTCCTACAcagctcgctctctctctcaaagTGAGTCAAAATAAGCCataattaacataattaatATGGGACTGCACACAAACAACGGAAGAGTAGAAAACGGCGCCTTGAAACTGAATGGTGGAGGAGGTACACGCGACAACAATATTCTACTGACGCACAACAAAAGAGGAGGGAAACGAGCCCTTTGCGAAGGGTTACAGGAAGAGCTGTCACGAgcgcccagcagcagcagcatcaacaTGGACGTTGCATTTCCATGTCGCGCGGCgcccggctgctgctgctgctgctgctgctgccgctgccgctgccgccgccgccccgcTGCTACCACCGCTGCACTTCGCGCTCGCGCGGACACGTCTTCATCGCGtggggacaaacacacacaccgcggTGCCAACCGTGAGCGGCTTGCGCGGGGCTCCTCACCTGGCCGTGTCACCTGTGCAGCTGTGTCGCGAAGCTTGCCAACCTAACCCGGCCGCGGCCCATATACCCTCGGCACCCTCGTCCCCTTGCCGACGAACCGCTCGATACCGTCAAATGCATGTCCGATTGGGATCATGTAAACGCGCGCATCTTCGTCGACTAACTCTGTCTGTGCGACTACTCTGTGCTTGCTCGTGTTACTGCGGAACCGCGCTGCTGAGCGCTGAGGTCGCTAAACGGACGTTTAAGCGATGAGGAACGGGTACTGCCATGTCGGGCTCCTCCGGGCGCCATGGAGGCCTGACAGCCGCGCGCCGCCGACTCGACCTAGGCCACTCGGCCGCTCCTGGGCCGCTCTCAACCTGCTTTTCACTTCCACCTAAGCCAGGACAGCCgcgaaacacactctttcttcATCATGCACAGAAACAGCTATTACACGGTTCCTCTGGACCGACTTGGTTCAAATAAAAACTCGCTACTACTGCAATTACCTTTTCACATTGCTGCTCCGGGGATCCGGCTTGGGGTTGAGAAAACACCGAGAGCCTGAAGGCGGCACGGAGCCCTGGAACCTGAATACGGAATAACGCAAATCGCGAGCCACAACAGACCGGAAATGTGCTCTGAGTCCGCGCGTTACGTCCCGAGGGAGAACTTGTCTAATATTAGGCCTCATACTGGGGTTTTGGGgcattgaaaaatacatttttctaaaaGAGATTtctaaaaaactaaattaagaTTGATTATTCTTCCCGGAATAGCTGAATATAATGCAGAGTATAACGgtgcattattcattattaccGGCCCCGATGAATCTTGGTTCACTAATAATGTTTCTTCTTATAGTTATCttgattttacatttgcacGATTCATCCCATGTGTGGTACAATACTGCATGATTATATCGAAGGTGAAAATATTAATAGACATTTTCTTAAGTGTAAAAACACCTAAAAAATGGTGAATATTGCCTTCGCTTGAAAGTTTACCATATGTAATTAATGCAAAAAGGTAGCATGAACTGTGAAACTGTGCGAACGTGCTGAGGTCGACCTCCACTGGGGACGGCACATCTCCTTTTaggatttttctgtttcatatgtaaatgtgtgggtGAGTATTTAAAAGATCATATGATGTTGTAAACgtttctaaataaatacaagagATGAGACTTATCATGTAATTAACCCGACATTAAAATGATGTGATTTCTTTGGTTTAAAATCTCTATCGATAAAACACGCAACCCTTGTCTTCTGtctttttaattatgtattattttaacaaacaaactgaaattttaaacataatttacaATACAGACCATGTCATTAACGACAAAGGggataaagaaaaataaacaaaaacagtcaaataagaaaataaataaagggatgCTTagaatttctccaaaaacaacTTAATAATTTACGAAATTCTTGGCTTAAGGCTTTCTTATTAGAAGATGCTTTTAGGGAGAATGTACGTATGCTAACTACGCCCGGACCGGCCTGACTACTTGTCACCCCCAGAAGATTAATGGTGCGAGATCTCCAATAGGAATGGAGTTCCTCCAACTCGGTGGAGGTTAAGGGTGCGGGCTGTCCAATAGAAATTCAGTTCATTCAAACTGCTGGCGGGTTAATGGTGAGAGATGTCCAATCGGAATGGAGTTCTGTCAGCCCGCTTCATCGCAGCGGCTGATGTCATTACGAGCTATACGACACTTGTTTGGGTCTTCTTTCGGTGATATGTTAGTTGAGTACAGTAGCAgctctgaagaagaagaagaaaaagtagGCGGAAAACGACGAAGTTGTCAACGCGAGCGGAGTTCATTTGCTTGCAAAAAACGTAAATGCGAAGCAGAAGAAACTCTGTAAGTAGATAATGTGTCTTGGCGTAGCTCGCAGTCCTCCTAGAATTCTACTAGTCTCTAGACTACTACTGTTGTTGACCGTTCGGTCTCGTACGGTACGGTTACCACAACACCGGTTTTCACCCCAAATTCAGTGAGTAGGGAGTTATTTGGTCGTGAAGGGCGGCCGAGTCTTTGCAccattctgggtgtgtgtgtgtgcagtgcagtgcagtgcagtgctgcGGCTCAGCACTTAACCTGAAGTGAACAGACAGTGCGAGCCGCAGCCCGTCTCAACTCCTCACGCGTCACGTGCTGATTGGGTCCCAAGGCGCGCTTCCGCTGTTCTCCTGATTCTTCATCTAGCTGTATATTTAAATGCTGTACAACAAGTCATTAAGCTCTacaatgtgtatgtatgtaggCAGAGTCGGTCACTTTTTTTGAAAACGACTTGagacacatttttacagctgggcagtttttgcTGGACCGCATTGCTCAGGATGGTAATCCTTGGTAATACTAATTAACACAAGTGAGTgtaggtgggatgtgaaccaaggTCCTTCATGCTAAAGGTGTTAGCTGTGAGAACCTGGTAACCGCTTTAagttaaccactgtgctacacCACTCCCACTAAACATCTTCCATTTATTGCTTACCCTATACCTGGTTGTCCTGGTGGGGTGGGCCAgcgcctattccagaagcataggaCATTAGGCTAGGCAGGGAACTCCTCGTTCAGTCCATTGCAGGTAAATGCACACACCTGGGCGGTTTAGAATCATCGATCCTTTTGAATCATCCAGAAAAATCCATGAGTATTGGTTTTAGTACACACTGGAATTGCTGACTTTTGTTGCCACCTCTATGGCTGGAAAAAGTATAACTAAAAAGGGCTGTAGTCTTTTACACCTCAAATGCAGCATTTGGTGTAAGCCGCAGTGCTGTTTTGGTTTGTATAGCAGTGGAGGgcaattgttttatttctacatttagTTTTACTCCAGAAGAACTTACGATGTGATGTTTCtgcactaagctgcttacagttactATACAGCACAGTATGTCTGACTTTCCCAGTTCAGTgtcagtaccttgttcaagggtattatagtAGGACTGATTGTAGGTTGATAGCT of the Scleropages formosus chromosome 7, fSclFor1.1, whole genome shotgun sequence genome contains:
- the znf319b gene encoding zinc finger protein 319, which translates into the protein MTEAWQQHAVAPPPVVHTIPPGAENTLGCAVYGIVLQPDPALQQQQQHQQQQQQQQQQQQQQQQHAQAQQPSLQVGGEGGHKCGACGHDISHLANPHEHQCMVSQDRSFQCTQCLKIFHQATDLLEHQCVQVEQKPFVCGVCKMGFSLLTSLAQHHNAHSSSNPMKCSICEKTYRPSSSGNATPTPSAANPQQPGSEGAAPGGGAAVGVSAPTAFEASSPDRPYKCSVCQKGFRHLSELSRHERVHTGEKPYKCDACDKSFSQSSHLAHHQRTHSSERPYKCAACEKSFKHRSHLVRHMYAHSGEHLFKCNLCEMHFKESSELLHHQCQPAGERPFRCATCGKGFKRPSDLRQHERTHSEERPFQCEECQMSFKQQYALVRHRRTHKSSAERPFKCNLCDKGFLQPSHLLYHQHVHGMESLFKCASCQKGFSQSSELLRHKCGGTGSAVAAAERPYKCDVCGKGYKKSSTLQRHQNSHCSEKPLKCSLCDRRFLSSSEFVQHRCDPAREKPLKCPDCEKRFKYSSDLQRHRRVHTGEKPFKCPSCDKGFKQREHLAKHQSVHAREAQFKCVWCGERFGDLGALQEHTVQHTAEGGGYSVPPCI